A window from Bacillaceae bacterium S4-13-56 encodes these proteins:
- the ribE gene encoding riboflavin synthase, translated as MFTGIVEEMGIVQGIQKKQEALELIIQGKKVLEDADLGDSIAVNGVCLTVTKIHQSSLSFDVMPETFRATNLHELGSNSPVNLERSMGANGRFGGHFVTGHVDGIGTILDKRAEQNAIYYDIAVPSDILPYIMFKGSIAIDGTSLTVFGVNDEKITISLIPHTVSYTVLGKKGKGDHVNLEGDMLGKYVSHFIGNGKGKEKNKDISLDFLQEHGF; from the coding sequence TTGTTTACAGGAATTGTTGAGGAAATGGGAATTGTCCAAGGGATACAGAAAAAGCAGGAGGCCTTAGAGTTAATCATTCAAGGAAAGAAAGTTCTGGAAGATGCTGACTTAGGAGATAGCATTGCCGTGAATGGTGTCTGTTTGACTGTTACTAAAATCCATCAATCTTCTCTCTCTTTTGATGTTATGCCGGAAACCTTTCGAGCAACAAATCTCCATGAATTAGGGTCCAATTCCCCAGTCAATTTAGAACGATCTATGGGAGCAAATGGTAGGTTCGGTGGGCACTTTGTTACTGGACATGTCGATGGAATTGGAACTATTTTGGATAAACGAGCTGAACAGAATGCGATCTACTATGACATCGCCGTACCTAGTGATATTTTGCCTTATATCATGTTCAAAGGTTCTATTGCCATTGATGGCACTAGTTTAACAGTCTTTGGAGTTAATGATGAAAAAATAACGATCTCTTTAATTCCGCATACTGTTTCATATACCGTTTTAGGCAAAAAAGGGAAAGGGGATCATGTAAATCTAGAAGGCGATATGTTGGGGAAATATGTTTCTCACTTCATAGGAAATGGAAAAGGGAAAGAGAAAAACAAAGACATTTCTCTGGACTTTTTACAGGAGCACGGTTTTTAA